A DNA window from Maribellus comscasis contains the following coding sequences:
- a CDS encoding 6-bladed beta-propeller — MKASIIYVVIAALFAFSHVDTQNSGELLKLDLTKMLKAKASKNTTDIFKLIDFVPLETKPECLTGIGRTVVTKDEIYLFSKDQQGILIFDRKGKFLRKIGKLGRGPGEFCVALPLDIRCWNNSVYVFDIGCFKVVEYSTDGKNASDIFLEGQPHIRECELLNDTCFLVAQTFPLHNKKAPYYELTSFDFSGKRIHQFSLEPSSKEYKTSQWPFIFWHFNNNLFYKSTYCDFVYKVLSPNKSEKVFELSPGKKRNIPDGRLTFGAAPGMIEIISINETSDYLLLSYFYGTDWRDAVYNKKTGEFYQIQTKYGETEKIETCSFLWPNTLLPNHSNVPGEFVAFLQPVHLAALDINKLNIKSATIKSKLLNLQSIINVEDNPVVVLMKEKS, encoded by the coding sequence ATGAAAGCTTCAATTATTTATGTCGTTATTGCAGCGCTTTTTGCTTTTTCTCACGTAGATACTCAAAATTCAGGAGAGCTATTAAAACTCGATCTTACAAAAATGCTAAAGGCAAAAGCCTCTAAAAATACAACCGATATTTTTAAACTGATTGACTTTGTGCCTTTGGAAACAAAGCCTGAATGTTTAACAGGAATAGGAAGAACAGTAGTTACCAAAGATGAGATTTACCTGTTTAGTAAAGACCAGCAGGGAATTCTGATATTCGACCGAAAAGGAAAGTTTCTGCGAAAAATAGGAAAACTCGGACGGGGGCCAGGAGAGTTTTGTGTTGCGCTGCCTCTGGATATTCGCTGTTGGAATAATTCTGTTTATGTTTTTGATATTGGTTGTTTTAAAGTTGTAGAGTACAGTACAGACGGAAAAAATGCCAGCGATATTTTTTTGGAAGGCCAACCTCATATCAGAGAGTGTGAACTACTAAATGATACCTGCTTTTTGGTTGCGCAAACATTCCCCCTGCACAATAAAAAAGCTCCTTATTATGAATTAACATCGTTTGATTTTTCAGGGAAGCGAATACATCAGTTTTCCCTGGAGCCCAGCTCAAAAGAATACAAAACATCACAATGGCCATTTATATTCTGGCATTTCAACAATAATCTTTTTTATAAATCAACGTATTGCGATTTTGTCTATAAGGTTTTGAGTCCAAACAAAAGTGAAAAAGTTTTTGAACTCTCACCAGGAAAAAAAAGAAATATTCCGGATGGAAGACTAACGTTTGGTGCAGCTCCCGGGATGATTGAAATTATCTCGATTAATGAAACAAGCGATTATTTGCTTCTTTCTTATTTTTATGGTACCGACTGGCGCGATGCTGTTTATAATAAAAAAACGGGTGAATTTTATCAGATACAGACAAAATACGGCGAAACCGAAAAGATTGAAACTTGTTCTTTTTTATGGCCCAATACTTTACTCCCTAATCATTCAAATGTTCCGGGAGAATTTGTTGCGTTTTTGCAACCGGTTCATTTGGCCGCTTTAGATATTAACAAACTAAATATTAAATCAGCAACTATTAAATCAAAATTACTTAATCTGCAAAGTATTATAAACGTGGAAGATAATCCTGTTGTGGTGCTTATGAAAGAAAAATCTTAA
- a CDS encoding 6-bladed beta-propeller has translation MKISLYTCTFSLLFLISACNKSKEIPVITPESMVTRELALTELADEVSYIKLDNSVLLSDIKDVKRVEEGYLIRNNDGLFLFGTNGKFRNQIGKKGKGPGEYVYVDDFTVNPATGEIFLVNLKKVFVYNFAGELLSSFETPDSLNFKNIVFFENRLFFPKGFGFSGLKNEWYATDLKGHVTNQKQNFVEVGELRVDYLIHPIFNDGKSLFYWNQLNDTIFCIDEKCKPAYLFAKDKFRVTENDLASGENYRNKSSWQMLSVQGTKKYLFFDYILIKDRLRVYTMFDKNKNIMYKIASSMLGAETINLNDFDNGPAFVPVSTYHSDSEEFLLGWINSFQLKMLVESTEFKNSTPKFPEKKKELEQLANSLNENDNPVLMLVKLKE, from the coding sequence ATGAAAATCAGCTTATACACTTGTACATTTTCTCTTTTGTTTTTAATCAGTGCATGTAACAAATCAAAGGAAATACCGGTTATCACACCTGAGAGTATGGTTACCAGAGAATTAGCACTTACTGAACTAGCCGACGAAGTGAGTTATATAAAACTTGATAATTCGGTTTTACTATCGGATATTAAAGATGTAAAAAGAGTAGAAGAAGGTTATCTTATCCGGAATAATGATGGGCTTTTTCTGTTTGGAACCAATGGAAAATTCAGGAATCAGATAGGGAAAAAAGGTAAAGGGCCCGGAGAATATGTCTATGTTGACGATTTTACGGTAAACCCTGCAACAGGCGAAATATTTCTTGTAAACCTTAAAAAAGTTTTTGTGTATAACTTCGCAGGCGAACTGCTAAGTTCGTTTGAAACCCCGGATAGCTTGAATTTTAAAAATATTGTATTTTTTGAAAACCGGCTCTTTTTCCCTAAAGGTTTTGGATTTTCAGGTTTAAAAAACGAATGGTATGCAACCGATTTAAAAGGCCATGTAACAAACCAAAAACAAAATTTTGTTGAGGTGGGCGAACTTAGAGTTGACTACCTTATTCATCCGATTTTTAATGATGGGAAATCCCTATTCTACTGGAATCAACTTAATGACACCATTTTTTGTATCGATGAAAAGTGCAAACCGGCCTATCTTTTTGCTAAAGACAAATTTAGGGTAACCGAAAACGATTTGGCATCTGGAGAAAATTACAGGAATAAATCATCCTGGCAAATGCTGTCAGTACAGGGAACAAAAAAATACCTTTTTTTCGATTACATTTTAATAAAAGACAGATTAAGAGTTTATACGATGTTTGACAAAAACAAAAACATTATGTATAAAATTGCCAGTTCGATGTTAGGTGCAGAAACAATTAATTTAAATGATTTTGATAACGGCCCGGCATTCGTTCCCGTTTCAACGTATCATTCAGATTCAGAGGAATTTTTGTTGGGATGGATAAATTCTTTTCAATTAAAAATGTTGGTAGAATCCACAGAGTTCAAAAACTCCACTCCTAAATTTCCAGAAAAGAAAAAAGAACTCGAACAGCTGGCAAATAGTTTAAATGAAAATGACAACCCGGTGTTGATGCTGGTGAAATTAAAAGAATAA
- a CDS encoding 6-bladed beta-propeller yields the protein MSSLTTYLKSTLFFLVIVFVSCQSKTNREKNEFSEVENYEIDLKSKNINSLNDILSFEKFVFLETIPEALIHSISRLCITDNDELIVFDERSQKIILFSNEGKFIRTIAKKGNGPHELNIASDISYDNSKDYIYVLTQGKSIKIFNSKGEFVKRIKIDIYGTSIANFENLLLVHNIAEYDNMKHSLAVLDLDGEIKEKYLLLPEKKSNFNYQNRNNFVKTNSGVRYLTSFDYSIYSYSSQGLKTKYCFDFLSNSAPPNYVSTLNTQKEFNVFKESLNYVHSITTFLEMGDWIYLEVIFNHRTYSIYINTKTKEIKKYMHKNLHDLFVQVALRNIHGDRFISAFYPYFIRSEVNYKFRLDYAKGKIDESIINEFKKIIAMKVDENPVVIFSKPKF from the coding sequence ATGAGTTCCCTTACTACCTATCTAAAATCAACATTATTTTTTTTAGTTATTGTATTTGTTTCTTGTCAGTCAAAAACCAACAGAGAGAAAAACGAATTTTCTGAAGTTGAAAATTACGAGATTGATTTAAAGAGTAAAAATATTAACTCGCTGAACGATATTCTTTCTTTTGAAAAATTTGTTTTCCTGGAAACAATCCCTGAGGCTTTAATTCATTCAATTAGCCGCTTGTGTATAACTGATAACGATGAACTCATTGTATTTGATGAGCGGAGCCAAAAAATTATTTTGTTTTCAAATGAAGGGAAATTTATCAGAACCATAGCTAAGAAAGGCAATGGACCACATGAACTAAATATTGCATCTGACATTTCATATGATAATTCCAAAGATTATATCTACGTACTTACCCAGGGTAAATCAATAAAAATATTTAACAGTAAAGGCGAATTTGTAAAAAGAATTAAAATAGATATTTATGGAACCTCGATAGCTAATTTTGAGAACTTATTGTTGGTTCATAATATTGCAGAGTATGATAATATGAAACATTCGTTAGCAGTTTTAGATTTGGACGGAGAAATAAAGGAGAAATATTTACTCCTTCCCGAAAAGAAATCCAACTTCAATTATCAAAACAGAAATAATTTTGTGAAAACTAACTCAGGTGTTAGATATTTAACATCTTTTGATTATAGTATTTATTCCTATTCTTCTCAAGGATTAAAAACAAAATATTGTTTTGATTTTCTTTCAAATAGCGCGCCGCCGAATTATGTTTCGACTTTAAATACACAAAAGGAGTTTAATGTATTTAAGGAAAGTTTAAACTATGTGCATTCAATTACAACATTTTTGGAAATGGGGGACTGGATTTACCTTGAGGTTATTTTTAACCATAGAACATATTCGATTTATATCAACACAAAGACAAAAGAAATTAAAAAATATATGCATAAAAACCTTCACGACCTGTTTGTGCAGGTTGCACTCAGAAACATTCATGGAGATAGATTTATCAGTGCCTTTTATCCATATTTTATCCGGTCGGAAGTAAATTATAAATTTCGGTTAGATTATGCCAAAGGGAAAATTGATGAATCTATCATCAACGAGTTCAAAAAGATAATTGCGATGAAAGTTGATGAAAATCCGGTTGTAATATTTTCAAAACCTAAATTTTAA
- a CDS encoding 6-bladed beta-propeller: MKLTIALLFLLSLLISCKNNEQKTEAVDLYTVDLRDDPNIKSPLKLSSIVSDLTYVRLESNSKTIIAPGNRIFVLDSFVINTGFGKISVFDRNTGKFIREIGKIGRGPNEYQSARHNVHKDSSRGIVINTSGGRYSLLEFNINGQVVGRVETDPRTTYVTCLNGKNYAAFFANNSGDSPLRIRIYDQEKSVIASEFPNYQKAIKTSSHRRLGYEGWFYYFNNNLFFKEYLNDTIFQISENTLSPRFVFNSGEFSPSYEQREIFKTWEYHQLYYIMEAENQLFFELSFKKRKYYGYLDKTTRQSYLSNISGQVVSGFQNDVDNFLMFCPKSLNDNNELVGFTEAREVLKWFKENPEAASKLPLELQKLSDMEDYDNPVVVIAKLKE; the protein is encoded by the coding sequence ATGAAACTGACTATTGCCTTATTGTTTTTACTGTCACTACTCATTTCCTGTAAAAACAACGAACAGAAAACCGAAGCGGTTGATTTGTATACGGTTGATTTGAGGGATGATCCAAACATTAAGTCTCCGCTGAAGCTAAGCAGTATTGTTTCGGATCTAACTTATGTAAGGTTAGAAAGTAATTCCAAAACAATTATTGCACCGGGAAACCGAATATTCGTACTGGATTCCTTTGTCATTAACACTGGTTTTGGAAAAATCTCAGTATTTGACCGAAATACCGGAAAGTTCATCAGGGAGATAGGTAAGATCGGCAGGGGTCCTAACGAATATCAGTCTGCCAGGCATAATGTTCACAAGGATTCTTCAAGAGGTATAGTTATCAATACCTCAGGGGGAAGATATTCATTGCTGGAGTTTAACATAAATGGACAAGTAGTCGGGCGTGTTGAAACTGACCCCAGGACTACTTATGTGACTTGTTTAAACGGAAAAAACTATGCTGCCTTTTTTGCCAATAACAGTGGCGATTCTCCTTTACGCATACGTATTTATGATCAGGAAAAAAGCGTAATCGCATCCGAATTTCCAAATTATCAAAAAGCGATAAAAACAAGCAGCCATCGCAGGTTAGGTTACGAAGGCTGGTTTTATTATTTCAATAATAACCTGTTTTTCAAAGAATATCTTAATGATACAATTTTCCAGATAAGCGAAAATACACTTAGCCCAAGGTTTGTTTTTAACTCCGGAGAATTTAGCCCTTCTTATGAACAGCGGGAAATTTTTAAAACCTGGGAATATCATCAGCTATACTATATTATGGAGGCCGAAAATCAATTGTTTTTTGAACTCTCTTTTAAGAAACGAAAATATTACGGATATCTGGACAAGACAACCAGGCAAAGCTATCTTTCCAATATATCCGGACAAGTGGTCTCAGGATTTCAAAACGATGTAGATAATTTTCTTATGTTTTGTCCCAAGTCATTAAACGACAATAATGAGCTTGTTGGTTTTACTGAAGCCAGAGAAGTGTTAAAGTGGTTCAAAGAGAACCCAGAAGCCGCTTCAAAATTACCTTTGGAACTGCAAAAACTCAGTGATATGGAAGACTATGATAACCCTGTTGTAGTGATTGCAAAACTGAAAGAATAA
- a CDS encoding 6-bladed beta-propeller: MKKLSILLTLIIVLFSCKQKKEIDNIIDLTSITEPTETNLSELGSEIRYIPLETNADCLIPQIYKLIYEGGAYFLGSTNANTNNEKPKKDAPPPPPTMPTRSLYRFSKDGEFICQISHKGGAPSEYIDIFDFLYNKSNNTINIFILNDIKEFSLEGSWKKNITIENKKVSSIGYSNNQILGFVENPEGQNEYSFLLFDANGQITNKYENKYRFVSTQGTYFHPECIFYQYNGIIHCKELHSDTIFSFDNGTFIPKYILKQGEAKFIPDLREDPQYLYKNLGKFIIQKNCFESKNYLFYQYRWKKKDNFFIQNKSNGNQYLIDNGTGLVNDLDNGPNFKIQNTITVDGTEYLVSWINTFELKAHVASNEFKNSVPKFPEKKKKLEQLANSLDENDNPVLMLVKLKN, encoded by the coding sequence ATGAAAAAACTATCCATTTTACTCACACTGATTATTGTTTTATTTTCCTGCAAACAAAAAAAGGAAATAGATAATATTATTGATCTCACCTCAATTACTGAACCCACTGAAACAAATTTATCGGAACTGGGATCAGAAATAAGGTACATCCCGCTCGAAACAAATGCGGATTGCCTAATACCTCAAATTTACAAGTTGATTTATGAAGGGGGAGCATATTTTTTAGGATCAACAAACGCAAACACAAACAACGAAAAGCCTAAAAAGGACGCTCCACCGCCACCACCAACTATGCCAACAAGGTCTCTATACCGGTTCTCAAAAGATGGAGAATTTATTTGCCAAATAAGTCATAAAGGAGGAGCTCCTTCGGAATACATAGACATTTTTGATTTTTTGTACAATAAAAGCAACAATACAATAAATATTTTTATCCTTAACGACATCAAAGAATTTTCGTTAGAAGGGAGCTGGAAGAAAAATATAACTATTGAAAACAAAAAGGTGTCTTCGATAGGTTATTCCAACAATCAGATTCTTGGGTTCGTCGAAAATCCAGAAGGTCAAAACGAGTATAGCTTTCTTCTGTTCGATGCAAACGGCCAGATTACAAATAAGTATGAAAATAAGTATAGATTTGTTTCAACACAAGGTACTTATTTCCACCCTGAATGTATATTTTATCAATATAACGGAATTATACATTGTAAGGAACTTCATTCTGATACTATTTTTTCTTTTGATAACGGCACCTTTATACCCAAATACATTCTAAAACAGGGTGAGGCGAAATTTATACCTGATTTGAGGGAAGATCCACAATATCTTTATAAGAACTTGGGTAAATTCATTATTCAAAAAAATTGCTTTGAATCAAAAAACTATCTTTTTTATCAGTACAGATGGAAAAAAAAGGACAACTTTTTCATTCAAAACAAATCAAACGGAAATCAATATTTAATCGATAACGGAACAGGCCTGGTTAATGATCTGGATAATGGCCCAAACTTTAAAATACAAAATACCATAACTGTCGATGGCACTGAGTATCTTGTTTCCTGGATAAACACCTTTGAACTCAAAGCTCACGTTGCGTCCAACGAATTCAAAAACTCTGTCCCAAAATTCCCCGAAAAGAAAAAGAAACTGGAACAACTCGCCAACAGTTTGGATGAAAATGATAACCCGGTGTTGATGTTGGTGAAACTAAAAAATTGA
- a CDS encoding 6-bladed beta-propeller: protein MKKIKIFITLFIGFSVLINAQEAIRIPMGQNIGKSEKIPVSKIAESIRFIPLETNRNCLFDTDISKIEIFEETLFVSDYNYIFRYDLNGKFLNRIGKKGRGPGEYAPAFQSFLIDKINRNLIIFDMNSKRMIKYDFDGNFVKEEKINFLPGKMEWITDDNFAVYNMGFTYEKEPWHDFYILTSDAKTIQKKRFKKESGKRYGLIIYPPVFYRFKGKTRYKNPHENIIYEIDEKGKVSPVYYLDYGKYEKYNDADDVEVQVKNNVGTNRSNPDSFEKIGLLGLSETEDYLFIYYGHQEQRKAGVFDKRENTFYNLFDSDFDLFGFQDDLYNGLPVFPKVGINDSFLITSYTAMEFKEFLKGKGKTESNLKKTSSDLDENNNPVLMLVKLKE from the coding sequence ATGAAAAAAATCAAAATCTTTATCACTTTATTCATCGGCTTCTCTGTTTTGATAAATGCACAGGAAGCCATCCGTATTCCCATGGGGCAAAACATCGGCAAATCAGAAAAAATACCGGTAAGCAAAATTGCCGAAAGTATCCGTTTTATACCGTTGGAAACCAACAGAAATTGTTTGTTCGATACTGATATTTCAAAAATTGAAATTTTTGAAGAAACCCTTTTTGTAAGCGACTACAATTATATATTCAGGTACGATTTAAACGGCAAGTTTTTAAACCGGATTGGAAAAAAGGGAAGGGGACCCGGTGAATATGCGCCGGCATTTCAATCTTTTTTAATCGACAAAATAAACCGCAATCTGATTATTTTTGATATGAACAGCAAACGAATGATAAAATATGATTTTGACGGAAATTTTGTAAAGGAAGAAAAAATTAACTTTTTGCCCGGAAAGATGGAATGGATCACGGATGATAATTTTGCAGTTTATAACATGGGATTTACTTATGAAAAGGAACCCTGGCATGATTTTTATATTTTAACCAGCGATGCCAAAACAATTCAAAAAAAGCGGTTTAAAAAAGAGTCCGGAAAACGTTATGGTTTAATAATTTATCCCCCTGTTTTTTATCGGTTTAAAGGAAAGACACGCTACAAAAATCCACACGAGAATATAATATATGAAATCGATGAAAAGGGGAAAGTCAGCCCGGTTTACTATCTCGATTATGGCAAGTACGAGAAATATAACGATGCAGATGATGTTGAAGTTCAGGTAAAAAATAATGTAGGAACAAACAGGTCAAATCCGGATAGTTTTGAAAAAATTGGTTTGCTTGGATTAAGCGAAACCGAAGATTATCTTTTTATTTATTACGGGCATCAGGAGCAGCGAAAAGCAGGTGTTTTCGATAAACGGGAAAATACATTTTACAATTTGTTCGATTCTGATTTTGATTTGTTTGGTTTTCAGGATGACTTGTATAACGGCCTTCCGGTATTCCCCAAAGTAGGTATAAATGATAGTTTTTTAATCACAAGCTACACCGCAATGGAATTTAAAGAGTTTTTAAAAGGCAAAGGAAAAACCGAATCAAATTTAAAAAAGACAAGCTCTGATTTGGATGAAAACAATAACCCAGTTTTGATGCTGGTGAAACTGAAAGAATAA
- a CDS encoding 6-bladed beta-propeller, with protein MKKIAKFTFLPVFLVLFLFPFPAVAQKVPVAKKLPSEKIINIDLYSAYEKSKIYPLSAVAESVEYLPLETNNECLLANIVDVTVTSKDIIVGVYEGLCYHFNRQGKFLNVIGSIGKGPKEFTKLITCVVDTANRWVYAVDWYKLVKFDFEGNFLEKYNFEKTLGMQNVMLQPGQILMGNTSYQNAKPGERFSLNFFSEKNKKHISKVACEKQGKIPFCVCNPSMYNYEGETYLSDFWSDTIYRVKNPNLLEAYAVLDKGKFEYRNSEDKSILGGKNTGEENVIEISRMAENSRFIFIVTSKGTFFYDKSKKETYCSEYFKLENMWANFKNDITSVPFRILLNAPNSIQNGTLISHNDAYQFFEEGIDTNNPKIKKLLHRLQPDDNPVLVLVKLKE; from the coding sequence ATGAAAAAAATAGCAAAGTTTACATTTCTGCCTGTATTTCTGGTCTTGTTTTTATTCCCGTTTCCGGCAGTTGCGCAAAAGGTTCCTGTGGCAAAAAAGTTACCCTCCGAAAAGATTATAAATATCGATTTGTATTCAGCTTACGAAAAGTCAAAAATTTATCCCTTAAGCGCTGTTGCCGAAAGTGTTGAGTACCTGCCTCTGGAAACGAACAACGAATGTTTGCTTGCCAACATAGTTGATGTAACTGTTACTTCAAAAGATATAATTGTTGGCGTTTATGAAGGTTTATGTTACCATTTTAACCGCCAGGGAAAATTTCTGAATGTTATCGGGAGCATTGGGAAAGGCCCTAAAGAGTTTACCAAATTAATTACCTGTGTGGTTGACACTGCAAATCGATGGGTTTATGCGGTTGACTGGTATAAACTAGTGAAATTCGATTTTGAAGGAAATTTTCTGGAAAAATACAATTTTGAAAAGACACTGGGAATGCAAAACGTAATGCTGCAACCCGGACAAATTTTAATGGGAAATACATCCTATCAGAATGCAAAACCGGGAGAGCGTTTTAGTTTAAATTTCTTTTCCGAAAAGAATAAAAAACATATTTCAAAAGTTGCCTGCGAGAAACAGGGTAAAATCCCGTTTTGTGTTTGTAATCCTTCTATGTATAATTATGAAGGTGAAACTTATCTCAGCGATTTTTGGAGTGATACTATCTACCGTGTAAAAAATCCCAATCTTTTGGAAGCTTATGCAGTACTCGATAAAGGTAAATTTGAATACCGTAACTCGGAAGATAAATCGATTTTAGGAGGGAAAAACACAGGAGAAGAAAACGTTATTGAAATTAGTAGGATGGCTGAAAACAGTCGTTTTATTTTTATTGTTACAAGCAAGGGAACTTTCTTTTACGATAAAAGCAAAAAAGAAACTTATTGTTCGGAGTATTTTAAATTGGAAAATATGTGGGCAAATTTTAAAAACGACATTACATCGGTTCCTTTTCGTATCCTGCTTAATGCGCCCAATTCCATTCAAAATGGTACATTGATTTCGCATAACGATGCTTACCAGTTTTTTGAAGAAGGTATTGATACAAATAACCCCAAAATTAAAAAGCTGCTTCACCGTCTTCAACCGGATGATAACCCGGTGTTGGTATTGGTAAAATTAAAAGAATGA
- a CDS encoding DUF4934 domain-containing protein, producing MKQKTIKSGVKNIKKQFHHFIFVLLLFMIGCSPEEKKQDNVLYNVGISEAFGQDVNVNISEIAEGKIEYVPLDSDKKYLLAQNPDFYLNGNEIIAFAKNQIYVFDRTSGRFLREIGHYGNDPGGYNKVVQTFPFDEEKKLVYTSGWDPKSYYRYSADGSFSDKVTAYSIDKEGDIMDNVFGEIVTSIAPLNDTCFVGYVWNIDGKQEAKLIVFNENNHRIKIFPQYNHFDYDIKRDGISVYGWNAKYYQLDNQLHFYERFTDTVYTVSMDTLLPKFVLNSGETSTTNATDYTKSKGEVPFLPIENIFESNRYLFFKIRKPKENFESEYYYGYFDKKSQITKVSNSIGGFENDINNFIPFRFVSSNQNNEIVGYYDAYEVKLWFDENPDKSAELPEEFQKLKNIKETDNPVVMIAKLKE from the coding sequence ATGAAGCAAAAAACGATAAAATCAGGAGTGAAAAACATAAAAAAACAATTTCATCATTTCATTTTTGTCTTACTACTATTTATGATTGGTTGTTCTCCGGAAGAGAAAAAACAGGATAATGTACTTTATAACGTTGGAATAAGTGAAGCGTTTGGTCAGGATGTGAACGTAAACATAAGTGAAATAGCTGAAGGAAAAATCGAATACGTGCCTCTGGATTCAGATAAAAAATACCTACTGGCACAGAATCCGGATTTTTATCTGAACGGAAACGAAATTATTGCTTTTGCCAAAAACCAGATTTATGTGTTTGACAGGACCAGCGGCAGATTTCTTCGCGAAATTGGGCACTATGGAAACGATCCCGGCGGGTATAATAAAGTGGTACAAACGTTTCCTTTTGATGAGGAAAAAAAGCTGGTTTATACCAGTGGTTGGGATCCGAAAAGTTATTACCGCTATTCTGCTGACGGCAGTTTTTCCGATAAGGTAACCGCATATTCAATCGACAAAGAAGGGGATATTATGGACAATGTATTTGGAGAAATAGTTACTTCAATTGCCCCCTTAAATGACACCTGTTTTGTAGGTTATGTTTGGAATATCGATGGAAAACAGGAAGCAAAACTGATCGTTTTTAATGAAAATAACCACCGGATAAAAATTTTTCCGCAGTACAACCATTTTGACTATGACATTAAACGTGACGGGATTTCTGTTTACGGCTGGAATGCAAAATATTATCAGCTTGATAATCAGTTGCATTTTTATGAACGTTTTACCGATACTGTTTATACTGTTTCTATGGATACTTTACTACCCAAATTTGTTCTTAACTCAGGCGAAACGTCAACAACAAACGCAACCGATTATACAAAAAGCAAAGGAGAAGTACCCTTTTTACCCATTGAAAATATTTTTGAATCAAACCGTTATCTTTTTTTTAAAATACGAAAACCGAAAGAAAATTTTGAAAGCGAATATTATTACGGATATTTTGATAAAAAAAGTCAAATTACCAAAGTCTCCAACAGCATCGGAGGATTTGAAAATGACATCAATAATTTTATCCCGTTCAGATTTGTCTCTTCCAACCAAAACAATGAAATAGTAGGTTATTATGATGCTTATGAAGTAAAACTCTGGTTCGACGAAAACCCGGATAAATCGGCAGAATTGCCAGAAGAATTTCAAAAATTAAAAAACATAAAAGAAACAGATAACCCGGTGGTAATGATTGCTAAACTGAAAGAATAA
- a CDS encoding 6-bladed beta-propeller translates to MNQKQILVLALFSLSFVSCSEKSKTGNSKSFTILPVEKAIAQSKAAEVNSMFENVVFIPLETSEKALMGEVLKIVAHNGFYYLYDDAGNLLRFDSQGSFVNRIGAIGKGPEEYGIIADFAIDKKNDFVIVNSLGKLVYYTTDGQFVKTLKSETNEQVMDVDDTGRIFYILPDNAQPASVTSAEAVKVVAPDGTSLKTFTTTKIRHSGLSFFNSISQKEGTMYYKEEMGDVIYSINAKLEKDSVYGFDLGKYAFQEEDFDMSAMEKWKNLYRLDKILIGKKYTCFNLQNGLIGKEICPLFWDGKELVFPYAEKDPSKKGLFINEIRITPMAESNDELVCLAALVDILKNKKSVGIKYKNLKNVNEASNPVLCFLK, encoded by the coding sequence ATGAACCAAAAACAAATTCTTGTGCTCGCCCTTTTTTCTTTATCTTTTGTTTCCTGTTCTGAAAAAAGTAAAACCGGAAATTCCAAATCGTTTACAATACTTCCCGTTGAAAAAGCCATCGCGCAAAGTAAGGCTGCAGAGGTGAACTCAATGTTTGAAAATGTAGTGTTTATACCTCTTGAAACAAGTGAAAAAGCATTGATGGGAGAGGTGCTTAAAATTGTAGCCCACAACGGGTTTTACTATTTGTATGATGATGCGGGGAATTTGTTGCGATTCGATTCTCAGGGCAGTTTTGTTAACCGTATTGGAGCCATAGGGAAAGGTCCGGAGGAATACGGTATCATCGCGGATTTTGCAATCGACAAAAAAAACGACTTTGTAATTGTAAATTCGCTGGGGAAATTGGTTTATTATACCACCGACGGACAATTTGTAAAAACATTAAAATCAGAAACCAATGAGCAGGTTATGGATGTAGATGACACAGGCCGGATTTTTTACATTTTGCCGGATAACGCACAACCGGCCAGTGTAACATCTGCCGAAGCAGTTAAAGTTGTTGCCCCCGACGGGACTTCGCTTAAAACGTTTACTACAACAAAAATAAGGCACAGCGGATTATCATTTTTTAACAGTATTTCGCAAAAAGAGGGAACAATGTATTACAAAGAAGAAATGGGAGATGTTATTTACTCCATAAACGCTAAGCTGGAAAAAGACAGTGTTTATGGTTTCGATTTAGGTAAATACGCTTTTCAGGAAGAAGATTTTGATATGTCGGCAATGGAAAAATGGAAAAATCTCTACCGGCTGGACAAAATTCTGATAGGTAAAAAGTATACCTGTTTTAATCTTCAAAACGGATTGATAGGGAAAGAAATTTGTCCCCTTTTTTGGGACGGGAAAGAACTTGTATTTCCGTACGCAGAAAAAGACCCGTCGAAAAAGGGACTTTTTATAAATGAGATAAGAATTACTCCCATGGCTGAAAGCAATGACGAATTAGTCTGTCTGGCTGCCCTTGTTGATATATTGAAAAACAAAAAAAGCGTCGGGATAAAATATAAAAATCTTAAAAATGTCAACGAAGCTTCTAATCCGGTGCTTTGTTTTCTAAAATAA